The Pongo abelii isolate AG06213 chromosome 21, NHGRI_mPonAbe1-v2.0_pri, whole genome shotgun sequence genome has a window encoding:
- the PRNP gene encoding major prion protein isoform X2, with protein MANLGCWMLVLFVATWSNLGLCKKRPKPGGWNTGGSRYPGQGSPGGNRYPPQGGGGWGQPHGGGWGQPHGGGWGQPHGGGWGQPHGGGWGQGGGTHSQWNKPSKPKTNMKHMAGAAAAGAVVGGLGGYMLGSAMSRPIIHFGNDYEDRYYRENMYRYPNQVYYRPVDQYSNQNNFVHDCVNITIKQHTVTTTTKGENFTETDVKMMERVVEQMCITQYERESQAYYQRGSSMVLFSSPPVILLISFLIFLIVG; from the coding sequence ATGGCGAACCTTGGCTGCTGGATGCTGGTTCTCTTTGTGGCCACATGGAGTAACCTGGGCCTCTGCAAGAAGCGCCCAAAGCCTGGAGGATGGAACACTGGGGGCAGCCGATACCCGGGGCAGGGCAGCCCTGGAGGCAACCGCTACCCACCTCAGGGCGGTGGTGGCTGGGGGCAGCCCCATGGTGGTGGCTGGGGGCAGCCTCATGGTGGTGGCTGGGGGCAGCCCCATGGTGGTGGCTGGGGGCAGCCTCATGGTGGTGGCTGGGGTCAAGGAGGTGGTACCCACAGTCAGTGGAACAAGCCCAGTAAGCCAAAAACCAACATGAAGCACATGGCTGGTGCTGCAGCAGCTGGGGCAGTGGTGGGGGGCCTTGGTGGCTACATGCTGGGAAGTGCCATGAGCAGGCCCATCATACATTTTGGCAATGACTATGAGGACCGTTACTATCGTGAAAACATGTACCGTTACCCCAACCAAGTGTACTACAGGCCCGTGGATCAGTACAGCAACCAGAACAACTTTGTGCACGACTGCGTCAATATCACAATCAAGCAGCACACAGTCACCACAACCACCAAAGGGGAGAACTTCACCGAGACCGACGTTAAGATGATGGAGCGTGTGGTTGAGCAGATGTGTATCACGCAGTACGAGAGGGAATCTCAGGCCTATTACCAGAGAGGATCGAGCATGGTCCTCTTCTCCTCCCCACCTGTGATCCTCCTGATCTCTTTCCTCATCTTCCTAATAGTGGGATGA
- the PRNP gene encoding major prion protein isoform X1, giving the protein MECPVFVRLDPFGLSEVAVIMANLGCWMLVLFVATWSNLGLCKKRPKPGGWNTGGSRYPGQGSPGGNRYPPQGGGGWGQPHGGGWGQPHGGGWGQPHGGGWGQPHGGGWGQGGGTHSQWNKPSKPKTNMKHMAGAAAAGAVVGGLGGYMLGSAMSRPIIHFGNDYEDRYYRENMYRYPNQVYYRPVDQYSNQNNFVHDCVNITIKQHTVTTTTKGENFTETDVKMMERVVEQMCITQYERESQAYYQRGSSMVLFSSPPVILLISFLIFLIVG; this is encoded by the exons atggaatgtccTGTATTTGTCCGTTTGGATCCATTTGGTCTAAGTGAAGT AGCAGTCATCATGGCGAACCTTGGCTGCTGGATGCTGGTTCTCTTTGTGGCCACATGGAGTAACCTGGGCCTCTGCAAGAAGCGCCCAAAGCCTGGAGGATGGAACACTGGGGGCAGCCGATACCCGGGGCAGGGCAGCCCTGGAGGCAACCGCTACCCACCTCAGGGCGGTGGTGGCTGGGGGCAGCCCCATGGTGGTGGCTGGGGGCAGCCTCATGGTGGTGGCTGGGGGCAGCCCCATGGTGGTGGCTGGGGGCAGCCTCATGGTGGTGGCTGGGGTCAAGGAGGTGGTACCCACAGTCAGTGGAACAAGCCCAGTAAGCCAAAAACCAACATGAAGCACATGGCTGGTGCTGCAGCAGCTGGGGCAGTGGTGGGGGGCCTTGGTGGCTACATGCTGGGAAGTGCCATGAGCAGGCCCATCATACATTTTGGCAATGACTATGAGGACCGTTACTATCGTGAAAACATGTACCGTTACCCCAACCAAGTGTACTACAGGCCCGTGGATCAGTACAGCAACCAGAACAACTTTGTGCACGACTGCGTCAATATCACAATCAAGCAGCACACAGTCACCACAACCACCAAAGGGGAGAACTTCACCGAGACCGACGTTAAGATGATGGAGCGTGTGGTTGAGCAGATGTGTATCACGCAGTACGAGAGGGAATCTCAGGCCTATTACCAGAGAGGATCGAGCATGGTCCTCTTCTCCTCCCCACCTGTGATCCTCCTGATCTCTTTCCTCATCTTCCTAATAGTGGGATGA